A stretch of the Pseudomonadota bacterium genome encodes the following:
- a CDS encoding GspE/PulE family protein produces the protein MLKNINRKDLYTILAKNHLISEKQNIEIEQARTSSKKEIEDIILDMHILQEEVFLKALADHMKIEFIKIDPLELDSRAITEMIPGKFAKAYGLIPIKKQNDTLTLAISNPFSHYPFDDIAKMTGLKVEIVLCTKQNINSVFNMTYGLMDSLSAAEQEMILHGKISTVDLGNLERLHKGLQISGTQDHASRPIVQSVNNLFYYAFDQRASDIHLEPKRDISIVRFRIDGILHNVYILKKVVYNAIVSRIKTMAGMNIAEKRRPQDGRIKIIHKEQEIELRVSTVSTAFGEKVVLRIFDPDILLQDIDALGFSHNDSALFNEFIRHPYGIILVTGPTGSGKTTTLYSALNKISSTELNICTIEDPIELVHDMFNQVAVNPQIDLTFGKVLRTMLRQDPDIIMVGEIRDTETVQNAIQAALTGHLVLSTLHTNDAPTAITRLIDMGGQPFLIASTLIGVVAQRLVRKICPHCKTSFEVKEEDLKKELEIDLSKKKHIALQRGEGCLECRGTGYFGRTAVFEIMKINDEIRELTKNKASSVEIHNAAIRAGMVTLRENALKKLFNGITTIEETAKIIKGI, from the coding sequence ATGTTAAAAAACATCAATAGAAAAGATTTATACACAATTTTAGCCAAAAATCACCTCATCTCTGAAAAACAAAACATTGAAATCGAACAAGCCAGAACCTCTTCCAAAAAGGAGATAGAAGATATAATACTGGATATGCATATTTTACAGGAAGAGGTATTTTTAAAAGCTTTAGCAGACCATATGAAGATTGAATTTATTAAAATCGATCCTTTGGAACTTGATTCGCGCGCGATCACAGAAATGATACCCGGTAAATTTGCCAAAGCCTATGGATTAATCCCTATAAAAAAACAGAACGATACCCTGACCCTTGCCATCTCTAACCCGTTTTCGCATTATCCCTTTGATGATATCGCAAAAATGACAGGATTGAAGGTCGAAATAGTGCTTTGCACAAAACAGAATATAAACAGTGTTTTCAATATGACTTACGGCCTGATGGATTCATTGTCCGCCGCAGAACAGGAAATGATTCTTCATGGAAAAATCAGTACCGTAGACCTGGGTAATTTAGAGCGCCTGCATAAGGGACTGCAAATTTCAGGGACTCAGGATCATGCCTCGCGGCCAATCGTTCAATCGGTAAATAATCTTTTCTATTATGCGTTTGACCAAAGGGCGAGCGACATTCACCTTGAACCGAAAAGGGATATCAGTATTGTTCGTTTCAGAATAGACGGAATTTTACATAATGTATATATACTGAAAAAAGTGGTTTACAACGCGATTGTTTCCAGGATTAAAACAATGGCAGGCATGAATATCGCAGAAAAACGACGCCCGCAGGACGGCAGGATAAAGATTATTCATAAGGAACAGGAAATAGAACTTCGTGTTTCTACCGTCTCTACGGCCTTTGGTGAAAAGGTAGTCCTGAGAATATTCGATCCTGACATTCTCCTGCAAGACATTGACGCATTGGGCTTTTCACATAACGATTCTGCATTATTCAATGAATTTATCCGACACCCCTATGGGATAATCCTTGTAACGGGACCTACCGGCAGCGGCAAAACAACAACGTTGTATTCGGCTTTAAATAAAATCAGCAGCACAGAGTTGAATATATGCACTATTGAAGACCCGATTGAGCTTGTACATGATATGTTTAACCAGGTTGCTGTAAACCCTCAGATTGATTTGACTTTTGGCAAAGTTTTGCGAACAATGTTACGTCAGGATCCTGATATCATTATGGTCGGTGAAATCCGCGATACAGAAACTGTTCAGAACGCAATACAGGCAGCGCTTACCGGCCATCTTGTGCTCAGCACGCTTCACACAAATGACGCCCCCACGGCAATTACACGCCTCATTGATATGGGCGGACAACCTTTTTTAATCGCTTCTACTTTAATAGGGGTAGTGGCTCAACGTCTTGTCCGTAAAATATGTCCGCATTGCAAAACATCATTTGAAGTAAAAGAAGAAGACCTGAAGAAGGAATTGGAAATTGATTTGAGCAAGAAAAAGCATATTGCTTTGCAAAGAGGGGAAGGCTGTTTGGAATGCAGGGGAACCGGCTACTTCGGTAGAACGGCTGTTTTTGAAATTATGAAAATTAATGATGAGATACGTGAATTAACAAAAAACAAGGCGTCTTCTGTCGAAATCCACAATGCAGCAATAAGGGCCGGCATGGTTACACTTCGCGAAAATGCGCTGAAGAAACTATTCAACGGCATAACAACCATTGAAGAGACAGCCAAAATAATAAAAGGTATTTAA
- a CDS encoding tetratricopeptide repeat protein: MKRFNYKEFFKDQNNYYLLYILFLYACVMYYLVQWPIFAGDTDLWYHLNGGRYILEHGVIPKDSSFFSFMLPPREWVDYYWLFQVIVYKIYSFSGYYGLVFLRALLFLALVSLILAFLLKKNQGNKPYLYIMVLFSLFVLLLLPRYFLIRPHIFSYLFICLFIYIIELKPEKAIYLPVFAVLWTNIHGIEYPVMLLIALSYLTEFFINHIRNKTHVNKKELFFIVPLILSVAAVFCTPHGAQLTWVPFLPTGFAALYIQEIKHIKPEEFFSFQIIKMTISYGTVFNLLFFASCIAAIVTLFSKNKRIGHLLMFAGGIVLLAKANRLRYECALLSLPVLKDFLALLPTVSIKRKILKLLGIILIALIMMIPAISIKDSFINLPRYPFSHKNLPEGICTFLNKIPAGGTVFNHPNHGGYLQWMLYPKYKIFMDMEIPFLFLNEDIFTANNVFSIGKGLSDIIETYHPSFIIVPLGNRGFKGLITKHPEYRVVFFDETGVLYVDKKQFPEVADAYELKEMDPYTIMHMNINTIISEKRDGPVLQELLKLTEIYPGCGLTNQLMAHLYKKKGDYNKSIQYTENIIKNYPETPVGYKLKGDALKDLGEYENALSEYNKALDRAVNKVEIYREIGNIYMKQQKYAKAYKTFKIITDPFSGTDYKYMYDVCLSAALSGNRRDAEILFRYAYALVPPEDKEWNAKYAKLAEMVKEKRQAEGR, translated from the coding sequence ATGAAGAGATTCAACTACAAAGAGTTCTTTAAGGATCAGAATAATTATTATCTCCTCTACATTCTATTTCTTTACGCTTGTGTCATGTACTACCTTGTTCAGTGGCCTATTTTTGCAGGAGACACCGATTTATGGTACCACCTGAATGGAGGCAGGTACATCCTCGAACACGGCGTCATACCGAAAGACAGCAGCTTTTTTTCCTTTATGTTGCCGCCGCGTGAATGGGTTGATTATTACTGGTTGTTTCAGGTCATTGTATATAAGATATATTCCTTCTCAGGTTATTATGGCCTTGTTTTTTTGAGGGCTTTATTGTTCCTTGCCCTGGTATCGCTGATACTTGCATTTTTGCTGAAAAAGAACCAGGGCAATAAACCATACCTGTATATTATGGTTTTATTTTCTCTCTTTGTTCTGTTACTTTTGCCCAGGTATTTCCTTATCAGACCGCATATATTCTCTTATCTCTTCATATGCCTTTTTATATATATTATTGAGTTAAAACCGGAAAAAGCAATCTACCTGCCCGTGTTTGCTGTCTTATGGACAAATATACACGGGATTGAATATCCTGTGATGCTCTTGATAGCATTATCCTATTTGACTGAATTCTTCATCAACCATATAAGAAACAAAACACATGTTAACAAGAAAGAGCTATTTTTTATTGTTCCACTAATTCTGTCAGTAGCTGCCGTTTTTTGTACGCCCCACGGTGCCCAACTTACGTGGGTTCCCTTTCTCCCCACAGGGTTTGCAGCGCTATACATTCAGGAAATTAAGCATATAAAACCGGAGGAATTCTTTTCATTTCAAATTATAAAAATGACCATATCGTACGGAACGGTATTTAATCTCCTGTTTTTCGCTTCATGTATAGCCGCCATAGTTACCCTTTTCAGCAAGAATAAAAGAATAGGGCACCTGCTCATGTTCGCAGGGGGGATTGTCCTTCTTGCAAAGGCAAACCGTCTCCGGTATGAATGTGCATTGCTTTCACTGCCTGTTCTCAAGGATTTCCTGGCACTACTTCCGACAGTTTCTATTAAAAGGAAAATCCTCAAACTACTCGGGATAATCCTGATTGCTTTAATCATGATGATTCCCGCTATAAGCATAAAAGACTCATTTATCAATCTCCCGCGATATCCATTTTCTCATAAAAACCTTCCGGAAGGAATCTGTACCTTTTTAAATAAGATACCTGCTGGTGGCACAGTTTTTAATCATCCCAATCACGGCGGTTACCTCCAATGGATGCTCTATCCAAAGTACAAGATATTTATGGATATGGAGATACCATTTCTTTTTTTAAATGAGGATATTTTTACTGCAAATAATGTTTTTTCTATAGGGAAAGGGTTGAGTGACATTATTGAAACATATCATCCCTCCTTTATCATCGTGCCTCTCGGAAATCGCGGTTTCAAAGGGTTGATCACAAAACATCCTGAATACAGGGTCGTATTTTTCGACGAAACCGGCGTTTTGTATGTCGATAAAAAACAGTTTCCTGAGGTTGCAGATGCGTATGAATTGAAAGAGATGGACCCCTATACAATCATGCATATGAACATTAACACAATCATATCTGAAAAAAGAGATGGACCTGTATTGCAGGAATTATTAAAACTGACCGAAATATATCCCGGATGTGGTCTTACAAACCAGTTAATGGCACACCTATACAAGAAAAAAGGGGATTATAATAAATCGATACAATATACTGAAAATATTATAAAAAATTATCCGGAGACGCCGGTTGGTTATAAACTAAAAGGTGATGCGCTAAAAGACCTGGGGGAATATGAGAATGCCCTTTCAGAATATAATAAGGCATTAGACAGGGCGGTCAATAAGGTTGAGATATACAGGGAAATCGGTAATATCTACATGAAGCAGCAAAAATATGCCAAGGCTTACAAAACCTTTAAGATAATTACGGATCCATTTTCTGGAACAGATTATAAATATATGTATGATGTCTGTCTTTCTGCAGCTTTATCAGGTAACCGCAGGGATGCGGAAATTCTCTTCAGATATGCGTATGCACTTGTTCCGCCGGAAGATAAGGAATGGAACGCAAAGTATGCCAAACTCGCGGAGATGGTGAAGGAAAAGAGGCAGGCTGAAGGTAGATAG
- a CDS encoding prepilin peptidase — MGYVIFIFGLIVGSFINVCIYRLPRSKSIILPRSFCPSCEKSIKFYDNIPIVSYIFLRGKCRHCGAKISIKYPVVEFITAFLFLLFYKKYGLSYEFLINILFVSLIITISFIDLEFQIIPDVLSIGGLFAGFALAFFRKPIFFYHDALYGILIGGGILFAIAYGYQLITKREGMGGGDIKLLGMIGAFCGLKGVIFSLMSGSVIGTLVGIPLMLIKGKDTKYAIPFGPFLSLGALLFLIMGDRFIYGFINIISGR, encoded by the coding sequence ATGGGATATGTAATTTTTATTTTTGGTTTGATTGTCGGCAGTTTTATTAATGTATGCATCTACCGCCTTCCGAGAAGCAAATCAATTATATTGCCCCGGTCGTTTTGCCCCTCCTGTGAAAAATCCATTAAATTTTATGACAATATACCCATTGTAAGCTACATATTCCTCAGAGGCAAATGTCGTCACTGCGGCGCAAAAATATCCATTAAGTATCCGGTTGTGGAGTTTATAACGGCCTTTTTATTCCTATTATTTTATAAAAAGTATGGCCTTTCTTATGAGTTTTTGATCAATATACTTTTCGTCTCCCTTATTATTACCATTTCCTTTATTGATTTAGAATTTCAGATTATCCCTGATGTTTTAAGCATAGGGGGGCTGTTTGCCGGTTTTGCTTTAGCTTTTTTTAGAAAACCCATTTTCTTTTACCATGACGCATTGTATGGGATTTTGATAGGTGGAGGGATCCTTTTCGCCATAGCCTATGGCTACCAGCTAATCACAAAGAGAGAAGGCATGGGCGGCGGAGACATTAAGCTGCTTGGCATGATAGGGGCTTTTTGCGGGCTTAAAGGTGTTATATTCAGCCTCATGTCCGGTTCTGTCATCGGCACTCTCGTTGGCATACCGCTTATGCTTATTAAAGGAAAAGATACAAAGTATGCCATTCCATTCGGCCCGTTTTTGTCCCTGGGGGCATTGCTTTTTTTGATCATGGGAGATAGATTTATATATGGTTTTATCAACATTATATCGGGAAGATAA
- a CDS encoding PilC/PilY family type IV pilus protein gives MKKIILLFLFIFICRFGVAGAAMNDYCVTPTFTSTTTKPNILILMDYSGSMQFPANITCDYNTSDPYDGQVVNCQTPSSSTTDNYSTTKTYYGYFDTSKYYQYTSGLFRVNTTCTNTDKIGNSNTCISGNLLNWIASTRIDVSRKVLTGGRTSTGASDIYQSEGARVVYTDTGINCKFTITTTSTSGAGSTKARTLAIANRSGYTCPLGTLSASDIDVEPQNPSADTGIVQDFYDKVTFEFMIFNTAYKGKLLSAKDATQSSLIAATINEQPYDGTPTGEGLWEAYDFFKQSNDHSYSSNTSDINAGNGNKDPYYDGSGASSTAVPCRKSFVLLISDGVWNDSIDPVTPARTMRTTDMRSDLTGTQNVITYVVYAFGDKDPTTKLQGRQAMKTTAMFGGFDDSDSNTWPYPFTAYPSSSKTVTYPITGCNPATGGTWSSSCKEWDKNKTGEPYNFFEADDGDALATALINALNDMLRRASSGTAASVLASSEGSGANLLQSVFYPKRLFTDTEIEWTGEIQNLWYYIDPYLQSTSIREDTNIAGTSGASILNLADDYQIEFYFDTTDNKTKAKRYSTAADGTSKTYVDTVFLEDIKNLWEAGTVLFQRNLTTSPRTIYTTINGSSFLANNFSITNKTTLSTYLQAADATEAEKIINYVHGTDQTGYRSRTVTVSGTTGVWKLGDIVASTPRLQSSIPAASFNKPPPDGYSDSTYLAYTQTSSYLSRGMAYTGANDGMLHAFKLGKLEQTWSGQGTSDKAKLTNLDTATALGSEVWSFIPKNSLPYLKYTADTNYCHLYFVDLPPSIIDTSAPSGTGSEISTATKTTASWKTILVGGMGLGGANKITSYSCTTGASGTCVKTPITDPSDTTKGLGYSSYFALNITDPSSPSLLWEFSDPALGFSTSGPAIIRIGAADKNGKWFAVFASGPTGSIDTTNHQFLGKSDQNLKLFVLDLYTGSLLRTIDTGVSNAFGGSLYGAVIDTDKGDAASSGHYSDDAFYLGYTKKDTATSTWTKGGVLRIITKEDADPANWVASTVIDNIGPITSAVAKLQDRTNKNLWLYFGTGRFFYRYGTTIDDASGQQALYGLKDPCYSNTTAIPPGPINDIDNACTSTLTTTGLDNQSGNTPSSSLSSGATGWYINLDAASGNVGAERVITDPLAAFFGTVFFTTYTPSIDICSLGGNTNIWAVKYDVGGAVGGLQGQALTQVSTGAIHELPLATAFTEKGGRRTAAITGMPPKGQGLAILVGPKPLRKILHIKER, from the coding sequence ATGAAAAAAATAATTTTACTTTTTCTATTCATTTTCATCTGCCGGTTCGGGGTTGCAGGGGCGGCAATGAATGATTATTGTGTTACCCCCACATTCACCTCAACCACAACAAAGCCGAACATACTGATTCTTATGGATTATTCCGGCAGCATGCAGTTCCCCGCTAATATAACATGCGATTATAACACAAGCGATCCTTATGACGGCCAGGTTGTAAATTGCCAGACGCCCAGTTCATCTACCACGGATAACTACAGTACAACTAAAACCTATTATGGATATTTCGATACATCCAAATATTATCAATATACATCGGGCTTATTTAGAGTCAATACCACCTGCACGAATACCGACAAGATCGGAAACAGCAATACCTGCATATCCGGCAATCTTTTGAACTGGATCGCCTCGACAAGGATAGACGTTTCGAGAAAGGTATTGACAGGCGGCAGGACAAGCACCGGCGCTTCGGATATTTATCAAAGCGAAGGGGCGAGGGTAGTTTACACGGATACGGGCATAAACTGTAAATTTACTATTACCACTACAAGCACTTCAGGCGCCGGGAGCACCAAAGCAAGGACGCTTGCAATCGCCAATCGAAGCGGCTATACATGTCCATTGGGCACCTTAAGCGCCAGCGATATTGATGTCGAACCGCAAAACCCCAGCGCCGATACAGGGATAGTTCAGGATTTTTACGACAAGGTTACTTTTGAATTCATGATTTTTAATACGGCATATAAGGGGAAGTTGCTCTCGGCTAAAGATGCGACACAAAGCTCCCTGATTGCCGCAACAATCAATGAACAGCCATATGACGGAACCCCCACGGGAGAAGGGCTCTGGGAGGCATATGATTTTTTTAAGCAGAGCAACGACCATTCATATTCTTCCAATACAAGCGATATCAATGCAGGCAACGGCAACAAAGATCCTTATTATGACGGGAGCGGCGCCAGTTCAACGGCAGTCCCATGCAGGAAATCTTTTGTTTTGCTCATATCCGACGGTGTCTGGAACGATAGCATTGACCCTGTCACGCCTGCGAGGACGATGCGCACGACTGACATGAGAAGCGATCTTACGGGAACGCAAAATGTTATAACATACGTGGTCTATGCATTCGGTGATAAGGATCCAACGACGAAGCTGCAGGGACGGCAGGCCATGAAAACGACTGCCATGTTCGGGGGTTTTGACGACAGCGACTCCAACACCTGGCCTTACCCCTTCACGGCTTATCCTTCCAGCAGCAAAACCGTAACCTACCCGATAACCGGATGCAATCCGGCTACGGGTGGCACATGGAGTTCCAGTTGTAAGGAATGGGATAAAAACAAAACCGGTGAGCCCTATAATTTTTTTGAAGCCGACGACGGCGATGCATTGGCTACAGCATTGATAAATGCCTTAAATGACATGCTGCGCCGGGCATCATCAGGAACTGCCGCATCGGTCCTTGCTTCGAGTGAAGGCAGTGGCGCAAACCTTCTGCAGTCTGTTTTTTATCCAAAAAGGCTCTTCACCGATACTGAAATTGAATGGACAGGCGAAATCCAGAATCTCTGGTATTATATCGACCCCTACCTTCAGAGTACATCAATACGGGAAGACACAAACATTGCAGGTACAAGCGGTGCAAGCATACTCAATCTCGCGGATGACTACCAGATAGAATTTTATTTTGACACAACCGATAACAAAACAAAAGCAAAAAGGTATTCTACCGCCGCTGATGGCACAAGTAAAACATATGTTGATACGGTATTTCTTGAGGATATAAAAAACCTCTGGGAGGCAGGCACAGTGCTATTTCAAAGAAACCTTACAACCTCGCCCAGAACAATTTACACAACCATAAATGGAAGTTCCTTTTTAGCGAATAACTTTTCAATTACAAACAAAACCACTTTGAGCACATACTTACAGGCTGCTGATGCTACCGAAGCTGAGAAGATTATAAACTATGTGCACGGTACGGATCAGACAGGATATCGAAGCAGAACCGTAACAGTATCAGGCACAACAGGGGTGTGGAAGTTGGGAGACATAGTAGCATCAACACCGCGCCTGCAATCTTCAATACCGGCGGCCAGCTTTAATAAACCCCCGCCGGATGGCTATTCGGATTCAACATATCTTGCATATACTCAGACCAGCAGTTACCTGAGTCGCGGGATGGCATACACCGGTGCCAATGACGGGATGCTCCATGCCTTCAAACTTGGCAAACTGGAGCAAACCTGGAGCGGCCAGGGAACCAGCGATAAAGCGAAGCTGACAAATCTTGATACAGCTACCGCCCTCGGGTCGGAGGTCTGGTCTTTTATTCCCAAAAACTCCCTGCCTTACCTTAAATATACGGCTGATACAAACTACTGCCATCTATATTTTGTGGATTTACCTCCATCAATAATTGATACGAGCGCTCCATCGGGAACGGGAAGCGAAATCTCAACCGCAACAAAAACAACAGCCAGTTGGAAGACGATTCTGGTAGGCGGTATGGGGTTAGGAGGCGCAAACAAGATTACAAGTTATTCCTGTACAACCGGCGCTTCCGGCACCTGCGTTAAAACCCCGATCACAGACCCGTCGGATACAACAAAAGGTCTGGGCTATTCTTCTTACTTTGCCCTTAACATTACCGACCCGAGCAGCCCTTCATTGCTATGGGAATTTTCGGACCCTGCCCTCGGTTTTTCCACATCAGGGCCTGCTATTATCCGTATCGGAGCTGCCGACAAAAACGGAAAATGGTTTGCTGTCTTCGCATCAGGTCCGACAGGCTCTATAGATACAACAAATCACCAGTTTCTGGGCAAGTCGGATCAAAACCTGAAGCTCTTTGTCCTTGATCTGTATACAGGCTCTCTTCTCAGGACAATTGATACGGGCGTCAGCAATGCCTTTGGCGGTTCTCTCTATGGTGCAGTCATTGACACCGATAAGGGAGATGCCGCTTCTTCCGGCCACTACAGCGATGATGCGTTTTACCTTGGTTATACAAAGAAAGATACAGCAACATCCACATGGACAAAGGGAGGGGTGTTAAGGATCATAACAAAGGAGGATGCGGATCCTGCAAACTGGGTTGCAAGCACCGTGATTGATAATATCGGTCCGATTACAAGCGCTGTTGCGAAACTTCAGGACAGAACAAATAAGAATTTATGGCTCTATTTCGGAACGGGCAGATTTTTTTACAGATATGGCACTACAATAGATGATGCAAGCGGGCAGCAGGCGCTTTATGGACTGAAAGACCCCTGTTACAGCAATACAACTGCTATACCGCCCGGACCAATTAATGACATTGACAATGCCTGTACAAGCACCTTGACAACTACAGGGCTCGATAATCAGTCCGGCAATACTCCAAGCTCTTCACTTTCCTCGGGGGCAACGGGCTGGTATATCAATCTTGACGCTGCAAGCGGAAATGTTGGAGCGGAAAGGGTTATCACGGACCCTCTCGCTGCATTTTTCGGCACTGTTTTCTTTACCACGTATACCCCCTCAATCGATATATGTTCATTGGGCGGGAACACGAATATCTGGGCTGTAAAATATGATGTGGGGGGTGCAGTTGGAGGGCTACAGGGCCAAGCGCTTACACAGGTGTCCACCGGGGCTATTCATGAATTGCCCCTGGCAACGGCATTCACAGAAAAAGGAGGCAGGAGGACTGCTGCTATAACGGGTATGCCTCCTAAAGGACAGGGCCTTGCGATTCTTGTCGGCCCTAAACCACTGAGGAAAATTTTACACATAAAAGAACGATGA
- a CDS encoding prepilin-type N-terminal cleavage/methylation domain-containing protein has translation MKRKNGFTLIEILVAIAIIGILAAIGTASFTGLVGKYNVNNQIKTMYTDIMTARAMAAMKNRAHFVSLSANQYSIYDDTNTSPNGNGTLETSSDTLILQKTLDYAITWNSTATIEFNVRGLCNTPRTICIYSTVSPEYDCIKASRTRITLGKLITQGTCSESNCATK, from the coding sequence ATGAAACGGAAGAACGGGTTCACACTCATTGAAATACTTGTTGCCATCGCCATTATCGGGATACTTGCCGCTATTGGCACTGCCAGCTTTACGGGATTAGTAGGAAAATATAATGTAAATAACCAGATAAAAACAATGTATACAGATATAATGACTGCACGGGCAATGGCGGCAATGAAAAACAGGGCGCATTTTGTAAGCTTGTCGGCAAATCAATACAGTATCTACGACGACACCAACACATCGCCGAACGGAAACGGAACGCTGGAAACTTCAAGCGATACGCTGATATTACAAAAAACTCTGGACTATGCCATTACCTGGAACAGTACGGCCACAATAGAATTCAATGTGAGGGGCCTTTGCAATACACCCAGGACAATCTGTATTTATTCCACCGTAAGTCCTGAATATGATTGTATAAAAGCCTCACGTACACGGATTACGCTTGGAAAATTAATAACACAGGGGACGTGCAGTGAAAGTAATTGTGCAACGAAATAA
- a CDS encoding prepilin-type N-terminal cleavage/methylation domain-containing protein: MKVIVQRNKKGFTLIETLIAVSILTIAMLAMLNTIVISFQYGLRNSIRNEAVKMAEKKMNELRNTTFSSLVSSTSTETRTFRNLTVTYTQQWTVSTLSTTSVAIDVKVSWFYPPDSGKQYDHSTASIVSQDT, from the coding sequence GTGAAAGTAATTGTGCAACGAAATAAAAAGGGCTTTACGCTTATAGAAACCCTCATCGCTGTCTCCATATTAACGATAGCAATGTTAGCGATGCTGAATACCATAGTCATATCCTTCCAATACGGCTTGAGAAACAGTATAAGAAATGAGGCAGTAAAGATGGCCGAAAAGAAGATGAATGAGCTGAGAAACACCACATTCTCTTCTCTGGTAAGCAGCACTTCCACAGAGACACGGACTTTTAGAAATTTAACCGTAACGTATACACAGCAATGGACGGTAAGCACTTTGTCAACTACCAGCGTGGCTATTGATGTAAAGGTTTCATGGTTCTATCCGCCGGATTCGGGAAAACAGTACGACCATAGCACAGCGTCGATTGTGAGTCAGGATACTTGA
- a CDS encoding prepilin-type N-terminal cleavage/methylation domain-containing protein, giving the protein MIKYNKQHGFSLIELLIVMGLLAIVAVMTMDAFNMVLKQSGQTMKTVTTEIDQTIGLDILRSDIEQAGFGLPWTFKNSITYNEAASSPGSTYNDSPSNAPRAILSGNNVGYNSSDYLVIKSTVVAGSDTANKWTYISKDTSAAPTPKSWTSTSSNLNTNDKVIVIKPRYDATGNNELVMNSGTFYTTYSSSSFASAFSPATIGERFLIYGVSAVDTSLANLRMPFNRADYYIARPSTGMPSDCAPNTGILYKSTVNHSDGALTEMPVLDCVADMQVVFRLGTDSNDITALTAQQIREQVKEVRVYILFHEGSMDRNYTHETSTVTVGEFSLGSTFNLATTIGTNWNRYRWRTITLAVKPKNIL; this is encoded by the coding sequence TTGATTAAATACAACAAACAGCATGGATTTTCCTTGATCGAACTTCTGATAGTCATGGGCTTGCTTGCGATTGTGGCTGTTATGACTATGGACGCCTTTAATATGGTTTTAAAACAATCCGGCCAAACGATGAAGACTGTGACAACGGAGATCGACCAAACCATCGGCCTTGATATACTCCGTTCTGATATCGAGCAGGCAGGTTTCGGTTTGCCATGGACTTTTAAGAATTCAATCACGTATAACGAAGCTGCCTCATCGCCTGGCTCCACCTATAATGATTCGCCATCGAACGCCCCGCGTGCCATTTTAAGCGGCAACAATGTGGGATATAACAGCTCAGATTATCTTGTAATCAAGTCTACCGTGGTTGCCGGGAGTGATACAGCCAATAAATGGACTTATATTTCAAAGGATACAAGCGCCGCACCAACCCCGAAGTCCTGGACGTCAACGTCAAGCAATCTTAATACCAATGACAAGGTAATAGTAATTAAGCCGCGGTACGATGCAACGGGGAATAACGAGCTGGTGATGAATTCGGGAACGTTTTATACAACATATAGCAGCAGTAGCTTTGCCTCTGCCTTTTCTCCGGCGACTATAGGAGAGAGATTTCTCATTTACGGTGTTAGTGCCGTTGATACCAGCCTGGCCAACTTGCGGATGCCCTTCAACAGGGCAGACTATTACATTGCCAGACCATCAACCGGTATGCCTTCGGATTGTGCACCCAATACGGGAATCCTTTATAAATCTACCGTTAATCACAGCGATGGCGCACTCACCGAGATGCCCGTACTTGACTGTGTTGCGGATATGCAGGTTGTATTTCGTCTCGGCACAGATAGCAACGACATAACCGCTCTCACGGCACAGCAGATCCGTGAACAGGTGAAAGAGGTGAGGGTATATATACTTTTTCATGAAGGCTCAATGGACAGAAATTACACGCATGAGACTTCGACGGTAACGGTCGGTGAATTCAGCCTTGGAAGCACCTTTAATTTAGCGACTACTATCGGGACAAACTGGAACAGGTACCGGTGGAGGACCATCACTCTGGCCGTAAAGCCAAAAAATATTTTATGA
- a CDS encoding four helix bundle protein — MREEFDWLNSMATINRFEELECWQEARKLVRLIYVLIKKDKFRMDKDLIGQIKRSLISSMANIAEGFHRSSNKDFMKFLDYSRSSVAETVSHGYVALDQGYITGSEMEQVNDQANIVWKKVNNFITYLNKSNQ; from the coding sequence TTGAGAGAAGAGTTTGATTGGTTAAATTCAATGGCTACTATTAATAGGTTTGAAGAACTTGAATGCTGGCAAGAGGCAAGAAAATTAGTGCGTTTAATTTATGTTCTCATAAAAAAAGATAAATTCAGAATGGATAAAGATTTAATCGGGCAGATAAAGCGTAGCTTGATATCTTCTATGGCAAATATTGCTGAAGGCTTTCACAGAAGTAGCAATAAAGATTTTATGAAGTTTCTCGATTACTCAAGATCATCAGTTGCAGAAACAGTAAGCCATGGTTATGTCGCTCTTGATCAGGGATATATTACCGGCAGTGAGATGGAACAGGTAAACGATCAGGCAAATATTGTATGGAAAAAAGTAAATAATTTCATTACATATCTAAACAAATCCAACCAATGA